In Deltaproteobacteria bacterium, the genomic window CCTCTACAACTATCTTTTGCACCGGAGTGGAGTAGCGAACCTCCCCGCCATGGGCCTGGAGCGCGTCCAGGTACGCTGTCGGTATCGCCCGCATTCCGCCGACAGGGTAACACAGGTTGTGCTTTTCGGCCTGACTGGAAAAGCATAGGATAAATTCTCCCGCTGATGCAGCACGACGGGAAACACACATATACATGCCTGTAAATCCGTCCAGAACGCGGTTCAGTTGCTCATCGTCAACGAAACGTGCCATATAGTCGGATAAGGAAGTACGGTCCAGAATCTCCATCTCTTCGGCAGAGTGATCACGGACGAAGTCTTTAAAAAGGGCGTGAGCTCCCTCCTGGTTCCCGGGCAATACCCCTATTTCCTCAAAGAATCTTTGCAGAAATCTTTCTTCAACTATGTCTTGGGCCAGGACGGCGGTACGTCCGCCGGTGCTGAACTGCATTGCCGGTTCCAGTGACGTGAACTTTATGTGCGCTCCCACAATGTCCGCAATTTCACCCAGGGGACCTTTGTCACCCCGTGCGAGCCAGTGCACACCGGTATCATAGACATAACCTTCTTTTTCAAAGCTTGTGGCCTTACCGCCCGGATAACTGTTCCTTTCCAGGACAGTGACTTCCATCCCTTCCCTGGATAATAACGCAGCTATACTTGAACCGCCTATGCCGCTTCCGATGATCACTGCCTTTTTGCCCCGGATGTTCCCTGTCATCGTAACCTCCTTATGATTAAATGGGATGGTCATTTTCCCCCTGCACCATATAGAACTTGAGATCAAGAATGATGCCCTCGTAAAAGTTGTAAAGGGCAGTATATGAAACGCTTCTCAGCAAGCTCCAGGGGCACGGCACACACCCCCTCGGGAATGAGGCGTGCTTTTACGTACGTCTCAATGACGAAGGGTTAATCCGGTTTCCCTATATGAACGTGCGAAGCTGTCTTATCTTTTGAAGACGTTTAATGTCCGGGATAGGGACTTTCGATCAGGAAAATCAAAAGACCTGCTTTCCCCCTCTTGTATCAGATTTTCCTGTGACTGATTTTCTTTAAATCACTTTCTTCACAGGGTTGTCAAATATAAAGAACATACGTACTGTTTCTCCAAAATGCATGATTTCATGGAAATACATACATTGAGCGATAAGGCCGTTTGAAAAACTTGTAACTGGACTCACCAACCCGCACGATCCCTGCTTTTCTCATTGCTCCTGAGAAGTTCGGGGTGTAAAAAGCATATGACGCCGATCTCGAAAACAATAAGATAGGGAGTGACGTCGGATAAAGCCGGATTGCTTCTGCCGATCGAATGGTCACAACATCAACGCTGACAGATTTTCAAATACTTACGCAAGGAGATGATTCATGAAGATCCTGGCCATCAACGCAAGCCCCCACCGGGACAAAGGCAACACTGCCCTGATACTGAACCCGTTTCTTGACGGCATGAGAGAAGAGGGTGCCGAGGTCGAGGTTCTCTATACAATGAAAATGGACATCAAGCCGTGCCTTGGCTGCCTCAAGTGCTGGACCAGGACGCCGGGTGCCTGCATCCAGAAGGACGATATGAAGGAAGTGCTGCCCAGGATCAAAGCAGCCGATGTCATGGTCTTTGCCACGCCGCTTTACTGGGACGGGGTTTCCGGACCCATGAAGATGTTCATGGACCGGATGACGCCGTTGGGCCAGCCGTTCATCATTATGCGGGAGGGGAGGGATCGCCACCCGGTCAGGGAGGGATATGGCCATGGTAAGATTGTGGTCGTCTCGACGTGCGGCTACTTCGGTATCGAGAACTTTGACGCGATGATCACGCATTATAAGGCGGTGGCGATAAACCTTGAGCGGGAGTTTGCCGGCGCGCTCCTTCGCCCCAACGCCCAGTCGATCCAGCCGATGATGATGATGGGGATGGGCGATCAATTTACCGAGATCTTTGCGGCGGCAAAGAGGGCCGGGACGGAACTTGCCCGCAACGGGGAGATGCAAGAGGCGACGCTCTCGGTCATCGGGCGTGACATCATGGATGTCGGAACCTTCATGAACAATGCCAACAAATATTTTACCAAGGTGCTGGAAGACCTGAAGAAATAAAGGATCCGGCACAGTATCGGACCGCTGGATCTTACCACCCGCCCGGCAACATCAGGAGATATTCACCAACGTTCGCCAGGCAGGATGACATCCCCCTGGAAGTAGTGTCGAGGGCAATCTTTTCCACCGGACTATTGTGAAAAAATATGCCGTCCAAGTCGGTAAGCCCCGGTACTGACGGCCTGGCTCAACCG contains:
- a CDS encoding NAD(P)/FAD-dependent oxidoreductase, whose amino-acid sequence is MTGNIRGKKAVIIGSGIGGSSIAALLSREGMEVTVLERNSYPGGKATSFEKEGYVYDTGVHWLARGDKGPLGEIADIVGAHIKFTSLEPAMQFSTGGRTAVLAQDIVEERFLQRFFEEIGVLPGNQEGAHALFKDFVRDHSAEEMEILDRTSLSDYMARFVDDEQLNRVLDGFTGMYMCVSRRAASAGEFILCFSSQAEKHNLCYPVGGMRAIPTAYLDALQAHGGEVRYSTPVQKIVVEDNRVRGVEAGGFIPADIVISNNGIKESIALAGRDHFPDTYLSMADDLRLSFGAASVKYALNAQVVRPHLFCYFPDFRDKKLVERQTAIFVPVPSAADPGLAPSGCQVVLAGSLAPAELDEHDQVSAICEEVLDRIENTMRDLFPEIDRHTVWKIRTDTRYISKISGRWTGEVIGVAQNRRQVGKDRPSNQTPVEGLYLVGADAGGRGVGTEMAADSALNLWRMLRNMHQ
- a CDS encoding flavodoxin family protein, whose protein sequence is MKILAINASPHRDKGNTALILNPFLDGMREEGAEVEVLYTMKMDIKPCLGCLKCWTRTPGACIQKDDMKEVLPRIKAADVMVFATPLYWDGVSGPMKMFMDRMTPLGQPFIIMREGRDRHPVREGYGHGKIVVVSTCGYFGIENFDAMITHYKAVAINLEREFAGALLRPNAQSIQPMMMMGMGDQFTEIFAAAKRAGTELARNGEMQEATLSVIGRDIMDVGTFMNNANKYFTKVLEDLKK